The following proteins come from a genomic window of Pseudomonas syringae:
- a CDS encoding sensor histidine kinase, translating into MRYLFQHRQQPLWHWVGMRMSMLAVGAVIVIAFCMWLHVTVSDWMTLQAMPVEVRSEFEQLQADPEMNIARLRELFVQYYPIENLLPGIANKEWWVLAGLVMTAIPIVIFFGFLFSRPLSSQFSSIARGARQVAQGDFKTRLPTDSEGPDELQALVSDFNTMTTQLGRYELEVSESSAMIAHELRTPLNAAMGRVQGMIDEVFPRDLEQLEMVHRQLNQLNKLVSDLHLLSLASAGQLTLDKSEFPLQKLVAERLSWFADQLDEANIKVKLDIPQRLSIMADRDRIGQVVNILMDNALRYSALGGELLIVARASARNIELTFSDRGPGFGPDNLEQVFDRFWRAERSRARYSGGSGLGLSIARAICVEHGAHIEVRNRPGGGSVIRLEIPG; encoded by the coding sequence ATGCGATACCTTTTCCAACACAGGCAGCAACCGTTGTGGCATTGGGTCGGCATGCGCATGAGCATGCTGGCGGTGGGTGCCGTCATCGTTATCGCGTTTTGCATGTGGCTGCACGTCACGGTGTCTGACTGGATGACCCTGCAGGCAATGCCAGTCGAGGTGCGCAGTGAGTTTGAGCAGCTGCAAGCCGATCCTGAAATGAACATCGCCAGGCTTCGCGAACTGTTCGTCCAGTACTACCCAATCGAAAATCTGCTGCCCGGTATTGCCAACAAGGAGTGGTGGGTTTTGGCGGGGTTGGTGATGACGGCCATTCCCATCGTCATCTTTTTCGGCTTCCTGTTCTCACGCCCGCTCTCCAGTCAGTTTTCCTCGATTGCCAGAGGCGCACGCCAGGTTGCCCAAGGCGATTTCAAGACCCGCCTGCCGACGGACTCCGAGGGGCCGGACGAGCTACAGGCACTGGTCAGCGACTTCAACACCATGACCACCCAACTGGGCCGTTACGAGCTGGAAGTCAGCGAGTCCAGCGCGATGATCGCTCATGAATTGAGAACACCGCTGAACGCCGCCATGGGCCGCGTTCAGGGCATGATCGATGAAGTCTTTCCGCGTGATCTCGAACAACTGGAAATGGTCCACCGACAACTCAACCAGTTGAACAAACTGGTCAGCGACCTGCACCTGCTGTCACTCGCCAGCGCCGGCCAGCTGACGCTGGACAAGTCTGAATTTCCTTTGCAGAAACTGGTGGCCGAACGCCTGAGCTGGTTTGCTGACCAACTCGATGAGGCGAACATAAAGGTGAAGCTCGATATCCCGCAACGCCTGAGCATCATGGCGGATCGCGATCGCATCGGCCAGGTGGTCAACATCCTCATGGACAACGCGTTGCGCTATTCGGCGCTGGGTGGCGAACTGCTGATTGTGGCCAGAGCCAGCGCACGAAATATCGAGCTGACGTTCTCGGACCGCGGCCCCGGCTTCGGTCCGGATAACCTTGAACAGGTGTTCGACCGCTTCTGGCGCGCCGAACGATCACGGGCGCGCTATTCCGGTGGCAGCGGTCTTGGCCTGTCCATCGCCCGCGCCATCTGTGTCGAGCATGGCGCCCACATCGAGGTGCGCAACAGGCCTGGCGGTGGCTCGGTCATCAGGCTGGAAATTCCGGGCTGA
- a CDS encoding SulP family inorganic anion transporter, with product MLKKIKAAWFSNVRADVLAGLVVALALIPEAIAFSIITGVDPKVGLYASFCICTIIAFVGGRPAMISAATGAMALLMVNLVKEHGLHYLLAATLLCGVLQIIAGYLRLGELMRFVSRSVVTGFVNALAILIFMAQLPELTHVTWPVYAMTAAGLAIIYLFPRVPVLGKLLPSPLVCILLLTAISLYMCLNVRTVGDMGAMPDSLPTFMWPDVPLSLDTLLIILPYSAALAVVGLLESMMTATIVDDLTDTGSDRNRECKGQGIANIASGFVGGMAGCAMIGQSMINVKSGGRTRLSTFSAGVLLLIMMLFLGDWLARIPMAALVAVMIMVSISTFSWGSIRNLKQYPLSTNIVMVVTVVVVVATHNLAYGVLVGSLLAAMFFASKIAHYLDVTSQRDPFHSHRTYYVTGQVFFASADRFMASFDLRENLDTLAIDLREAHFWDITAVAALDKVVLKLRRAGVSVDVVGMNRATATLVDRFGVHDKPDGIDSLMGH from the coding sequence ATGCTCAAAAAAATCAAAGCTGCGTGGTTTTCAAACGTCCGTGCCGATGTTCTGGCCGGGCTGGTGGTTGCATTGGCCCTGATTCCAGAGGCCATCGCGTTCTCGATCATCACCGGCGTGGACCCGAAAGTCGGGCTGTATGCGTCGTTCTGTATCTGTACGATCATCGCGTTTGTGGGTGGGCGCCCGGCCATGATTTCCGCTGCCACGGGTGCGATGGCGCTGCTGATGGTGAACCTGGTGAAAGAGCACGGTCTGCACTATCTGCTGGCAGCGACCTTGCTGTGCGGCGTGTTGCAAATCATCGCCGGGTACCTGCGACTGGGTGAGTTGATGCGCTTTGTTTCACGATCAGTCGTCACCGGCTTTGTGAACGCACTGGCGATCCTGATCTTCATGGCTCAACTGCCAGAGCTTACTCACGTGACCTGGCCGGTGTACGCGATGACTGCAGCCGGTCTGGCGATCATCTACCTGTTTCCCCGCGTGCCGGTACTGGGAAAACTGCTGCCTTCGCCGCTGGTGTGCATTCTGCTGCTCACCGCGATTTCCCTCTACATGTGCCTCAATGTGCGAACCGTGGGCGACATGGGCGCGATGCCCGATAGCCTGCCGACCTTCATGTGGCCGGACGTGCCACTGAGTCTCGACACGTTGCTGATCATCCTGCCGTATTCCGCCGCACTGGCGGTGGTGGGCCTGCTTGAATCAATGATGACGGCAACCATCGTCGACGACCTGACCGACACCGGCAGCGACCGGAATCGCGAGTGCAAAGGGCAGGGCATCGCCAACATCGCCAGCGGCTTTGTCGGTGGCATGGCAGGCTGCGCCATGATCGGGCAGTCGATGATCAACGTGAAGTCCGGTGGCAGAACGCGCCTCTCTACCTTCAGTGCGGGTGTCCTGCTGCTGATCATGATGCTGTTTCTCGGCGACTGGCTGGCGCGCATTCCGATGGCAGCGTTGGTGGCGGTGATGATCATGGTGTCGATCAGCACCTTCAGTTGGGGATCGATCCGTAACCTGAAACAGTATCCGCTCTCGACCAATATCGTGATGGTGGTCACCGTGGTGGTAGTCGTAGCGACCCATAATCTGGCGTATGGCGTACTGGTCGGCTCCCTGCTGGCTGCGATGTTCTTTGCCAGCAAAATCGCCCATTATCTGGACGTCACCTCGCAACGCGATCCCTTCCACAGCCACCGCACTTACTACGTGACCGGCCAGGTGTTTTTCGCCTCGGCTGACCGCTTCATGGCGTCGTTTGATCTGCGGGAAAACCTCGACACACTGGCCATCGATCTGCGCGAGGCGCATTTCTGGGACATCACTGCAGTGGCAGCGCTGGACAAAGTGGTGCTGAAACTGCGAAGGGCAGGTGTCAGCGTGGACGTCGTCGGCATGAACCGCGCCACGGCCACACTGGTGGACCGGTTTGGCGTCCACGACAAGCCGGACGGCATTGATTCATTGATGGGGCATTGA
- the mapR gene encoding GntR family transcriptional regulator MpaR (MapR regulates genes involved in Pseudomonas quinolone signal (PQS) production and anthranilate metabolism): MKRYEQFAADISEMIRSGVLPAGAKVPSVRVASRTWSVSPATVFKAYYLLEDKGLIQARARSGYYVREYVSNALTEPELVRHSSEGTELGVSDLIFSVLGSLKDPETVPFGSAFPSPHLYPLPRLAKSMGSAVRAMTPTGIVSDMTSGNSELRRQIALRYMIGGVRLPANELVITNGAMEALNLCLQCVTEPGDLVAIEAPAFYACLQVLERLKLKAVEIPVHPRDGVDLDSLQDSLTRLPIKACWFMSSFQNPLGASMTQEKKVRLYDLLEQRQIPLIEDDVYAELYYGGKAPQPIKSLDRSGLVMHCSSFSKTLAPGYRVGWAAGGRYTGQIDRLKLMTTISPSVPAQAAIADYLKHGGYDRHLRKLRDTLELQQGAMLAAAARYFPIGTRVTRPVGGYFLWFEFPEQVDSLQLFQLALAQGISLAPGPIFSASQRFKNCARLNYGTPWDERSEQAMAMLGRIIASF, from the coding sequence ATGAAACGCTACGAACAATTCGCCGCTGATATCTCGGAAATGATTCGGAGCGGCGTGCTGCCTGCCGGAGCAAAGGTCCCGTCTGTCAGGGTCGCCAGCCGCACCTGGTCGGTCAGCCCCGCGACGGTTTTCAAGGCCTATTACCTGCTGGAAGACAAGGGCCTGATTCAGGCTCGTGCGCGCTCCGGTTATTACGTTAGGGAGTATGTTTCCAACGCGCTGACCGAGCCGGAGCTGGTCAGGCACAGCAGCGAAGGCACGGAACTGGGGGTCAGTGATCTGATCTTTTCAGTGCTCGGTTCACTCAAGGACCCGGAAACCGTGCCGTTTGGCTCGGCGTTTCCCAGCCCGCACCTGTACCCGCTGCCGCGTCTGGCGAAATCGATGGGCTCCGCCGTTCGGGCAATGACGCCGACCGGCATCGTCAGTGACATGACCTCCGGCAACTCCGAGCTACGCAGGCAAATTGCCTTGCGCTACATGATCGGCGGCGTGCGCCTGCCGGCCAACGAACTGGTGATCACCAATGGCGCAATGGAGGCCTTGAACCTGTGCCTCCAATGCGTCACTGAACCCGGCGACCTGGTCGCCATCGAAGCGCCTGCGTTCTACGCCTGCCTGCAAGTGCTGGAGCGACTCAAGCTCAAGGCCGTCGAAATTCCCGTACACCCGCGTGATGGCGTGGACCTGGACTCGTTACAGGACAGCCTGACCCGCTTGCCGATCAAGGCCTGCTGGTTCATGAGCAGCTTTCAGAACCCGCTGGGCGCGAGCATGACGCAGGAGAAAAAAGTCAGGCTCTACGACCTGCTGGAACAGCGGCAGATACCGCTGATCGAGGACGATGTCTACGCCGAGCTTTACTACGGTGGCAAAGCGCCCCAGCCGATCAAAAGCCTGGACCGCAGCGGACTGGTGATGCATTGCAGCTCGTTTTCCAAGACCCTGGCCCCCGGTTATCGGGTCGGCTGGGCGGCTGGCGGCCGCTACACCGGGCAGATCGATCGCCTGAAACTCATGACCACGATCTCGCCCTCGGTCCCGGCTCAGGCCGCCATTGCCGATTACCTCAAGCACGGCGGCTATGACCGGCACCTGCGCAAACTGCGCGACACCCTGGAGCTGCAACAAGGCGCGATGCTCGCCGCTGCCGCACGTTATTTCCCGATCGGGACTCGTGTGACCAGGCCGGTCGGTGGCTACTTTCTGTGGTTCGAATTCCCCGAGCAAGTGGATTCGCTGCAGCTGTTCCAGCTCGCGCTGGCCCAAGGCATCAGCCTGGCGCCCGGCCCGATCTTCTCGGCCTCGCAGCGCTTCAAGAACTGCGCACGCCTGAATTACGGCACACCGTGGGATGAACGCAGTGAGCAGGCCATGGCGATGCTCGGGCGCATCATTGCCTCGTTTTGA